Proteins co-encoded in one Pyxidicoccus xibeiensis genomic window:
- a CDS encoding S8 family peptidase, with protein MAGAVVPGCESRPAPPPAPTAVPSLQRPATPAYVEGEVLVRFRDDAPALKQDATHAVKGARVMHRFRKLAGLQHVRLPEGTSVEQALEHYRRDPLVAYAEPNFIYMPSALPADSRFGELWALDNTGQTLGTVDADLNVPEAWAILQERESGVVAVIDSGVDFTHPDLADNMWVNPGEVAGNGVDDDGNGYVDDVHGIDATDYTRTKPPMDVNGHGTHVAGTIAARAGNGPGVVGVSPRTKLIACKMEDASGSFKGDAALRCLDYLLDLKTRARHPVNLIATNNSWGGASTSQALQGAINRHLHAGILFVAAAGNAGLDLDADGGAFYPAEHDLPNVLSVGASDAWDRRAPFSNHGRQRVDIFAPGTSILSTALRGGFAIYQGTSMAAPHVTGLVALLHAQEPGRDWRALRNLVLSGGQQVPALRDHSVTGRRIRAVGTGGVGSLTCADQTVVRRLEPSGDVVHAGEERPDFNSIMTLAALNIRCDQAAGPVTVQLSVEPWSLVLLDDGQGPDRVAGDGIATAEWAPPEEGGVTVTFPGGDTFTAHRLFSGTPGLFSDERAYWNPHELAQADFRVSFWDRGTPAPYVVQWDADYDGRFDVDASKSEPGSPPPGRSWVHSSVQLVPSNPEPTAVAVRVLDATGNASRIQQFPPTYLLEHPAPVELAPEVVVPQVRHPFTLDIAFIAPLRAERWVVEWDLDHDGVSFRPTAQDPITELVSLTGARVLGRGSRVHAFPTTGVHRVAARVVGQQGGPSSIITWGAVVACGTPVILDVSVEGEGRTEPVTAGLSARAEPGCEPILRYHWDFDGDGRFDEVTTEPSTRRVYADNAAGNAPQRGVVRVESATGHYDRAFEVPVENAPPRVELIPKQVVTKLEPMTYQVQASDPGPNDVLSFTVKGAPEWVRVDRTTGLLSWDPPASWATRHTPLDFDVVVSDGDEAFTAVSVKLVSIYQPQAIPEPPPREEDGGCSTTGGLCVPALVLLGLLPWGRRRTRARPRARA; from the coding sequence GTGGCCGGAGCCGTGGTGCCCGGCTGTGAGAGCCGGCCCGCGCCGCCTCCAGCGCCCACGGCGGTTCCGTCACTCCAGCGCCCCGCCACACCTGCGTATGTCGAGGGAGAGGTGCTGGTGCGCTTCCGCGACGACGCCCCGGCCCTGAAGCAGGACGCCACGCACGCGGTGAAGGGCGCCCGCGTCATGCACCGGTTCCGCAAGCTGGCCGGGCTCCAGCACGTGCGGCTCCCGGAGGGCACGAGCGTCGAGCAGGCCCTGGAGCACTACCGCCGAGACCCGCTCGTCGCCTACGCGGAGCCCAACTTCATCTACATGCCCTCCGCGCTGCCCGCGGACTCGCGCTTCGGGGAGCTGTGGGCGCTGGACAACACGGGCCAGACGCTCGGCACGGTGGACGCGGACCTCAACGTGCCCGAGGCCTGGGCGATCCTCCAAGAGCGCGAGTCGGGCGTGGTCGCTGTCATCGACAGCGGCGTGGACTTCACGCACCCGGACCTGGCCGACAACATGTGGGTCAACCCCGGAGAGGTCGCCGGCAACGGCGTGGACGACGACGGCAATGGCTACGTCGACGACGTCCACGGCATCGACGCGACGGACTACACACGGACGAAGCCACCCATGGACGTCAACGGCCATGGCACGCACGTGGCCGGCACCATCGCCGCGCGCGCCGGCAACGGGCCCGGAGTCGTGGGGGTGAGCCCTCGCACGAAGCTCATCGCCTGCAAGATGGAAGACGCGTCAGGCAGCTTCAAGGGGGACGCCGCGCTCCGCTGCCTCGACTACCTGCTGGACCTGAAGACGCGGGCCCGCCACCCGGTGAACCTCATCGCCACGAACAACTCGTGGGGCGGGGCCTCGACCTCGCAGGCGCTGCAGGGGGCCATCAACCGCCACCTCCACGCAGGCATCCTCTTCGTGGCGGCCGCGGGCAACGCCGGCCTGGACCTGGATGCGGACGGTGGCGCCTTCTACCCGGCCGAACACGACCTGCCCAACGTCCTCAGCGTGGGGGCCTCGGACGCGTGGGACCGCCGGGCCCCGTTCTCCAATCACGGGCGCCAGCGGGTGGACATCTTCGCTCCGGGGACCTCCATCCTGAGCACGGCCCTCCGAGGAGGGTTTGCCATCTACCAGGGCACGTCCATGGCGGCGCCCCATGTCACCGGCCTCGTGGCGCTCCTGCACGCGCAGGAGCCCGGACGCGACTGGCGGGCGCTGCGCAACCTGGTGCTCAGCGGTGGCCAGCAGGTGCCTGCGCTGCGCGACCACAGCGTCACCGGCCGCCGCATCCGGGCCGTGGGTACGGGAGGCGTGGGCTCGCTGACCTGCGCGGACCAGACGGTGGTCAGGCGCCTGGAGCCCTCGGGAGACGTCGTCCACGCCGGTGAGGAGCGGCCGGACTTCAACAGCATCATGACGCTGGCCGCGCTGAACATCCGCTGCGACCAGGCCGCGGGGCCGGTGACGGTCCAGCTGAGCGTGGAGCCCTGGAGCCTCGTCCTCCTCGACGATGGCCAGGGCCCCGACCGGGTCGCCGGAGACGGCATCGCCACCGCGGAGTGGGCTCCCCCGGAGGAAGGGGGCGTCACCGTCACCTTCCCCGGAGGAGACACCTTCACGGCCCATCGCCTGTTCTCGGGGACACCCGGCCTGTTTTCCGACGAGCGCGCCTACTGGAATCCCCATGAGCTGGCGCAGGCGGACTTCCGGGTCTCGTTCTGGGACAGAGGCACTCCAGCTCCCTATGTGGTCCAGTGGGACGCGGACTACGACGGGCGCTTCGACGTGGATGCGTCGAAGAGCGAGCCTGGCTCGCCGCCTCCCGGTCGTTCCTGGGTGCACTCCTCCGTCCAGCTGGTGCCGTCGAATCCGGAGCCGACGGCGGTGGCGGTGAGGGTGCTCGACGCGACTGGAAATGCCTCGCGCATCCAGCAGTTCCCTCCGACCTACCTCCTGGAGCATCCCGCCCCCGTGGAGCTGGCCCCGGAGGTCGTGGTGCCCCAGGTGCGCCACCCCTTCACGCTCGACATCGCCTTCATCGCACCGCTCCGCGCCGAGCGGTGGGTCGTGGAGTGGGACCTGGACCACGATGGGGTGAGCTTCCGCCCGACGGCGCAGGACCCCATCACCGAGCTCGTGTCCCTGACCGGGGCGCGGGTGCTCGGCCGCGGCTCGCGGGTGCATGCCTTCCCGACCACCGGTGTCCACCGGGTGGCCGCCCGGGTCGTGGGCCAACAGGGAGGTCCCTCGTCCATCATCACCTGGGGCGCCGTCGTCGCCTGCGGCACGCCCGTCATCCTGGACGTGAGCGTGGAAGGCGAAGGCAGGACGGAGCCGGTGACGGCGGGACTCAGCGCCCGGGCCGAGCCCGGCTGTGAGCCCATCCTCCGCTACCACTGGGACTTCGACGGGGACGGCCGGTTCGACGAGGTGACGACCGAGCCCTCCACCCGCCGCGTGTACGCGGACAACGCGGCCGGCAATGCCCCGCAGCGTGGCGTCGTGCGCGTCGAGTCCGCCACCGGGCACTACGACCGCGCCTTCGAGGTCCCCGTCGAGAACGCCCCTCCCCGGGTGGAGCTCATCCCCAAGCAGGTCGTGACAAAGCTGGAGCCGATGACGTACCAGGTCCAGGCGTCAGACCCCGGCCCGAACGACGTGCTCAGCTTCACGGTGAAGGGAGCTCCTGAGTGGGTCCGCGTGGACAGGACGACGGGCCTGCTGTCCTGGGACCCTCCCGCGTCCTGGGCCACCAGGCACACGCCTCTCGACTTCGATGTCGTGGTGAGCGACGGCGACGAAGCCTTCACGGCCGTCTCCGTGAAGCTGGTGTCCATCTACCAACCCCAGGCGATTCCGGAGCCGCCGCCTCGTGAGGAGGACGGCGGGTGCTCCACCACCGGAGGGCTCTGCGTTCCCGCCCTCGTGCTGCTCGGGCTGCTCCCGTGGGGCCGCCGGAGGACTCGCGCGAGGCCGCGGGCCCGCGCCTAG
- a CDS encoding M16 family metallopeptidase: MRRLFTALLVTTLAACASTQTPPPPSPDSPALGAQPEQVPPAEAPSDTEAFRAKPPQPGKAPELVLPTFQSAKLDNGLTVIVSTRRELPLVFVGVAFAAGSAQDPRGKEGLADLSYRMLLEGAGTRDTVALDNAFSDLGVSPSLEVESDGAQVGVRVLKRNADPALGLLADMVLRPTFSAQTFERRKKQNLDALVRMLGSPYMLAQLAYYTAVFGEDHPYGHISSGTPASVQALTLGDAKGFYQKHSGPKAAAVLFAGDITLDEAKALAQKHLGAWKGKATPPAAPPPTAAPPRELVRVIPKPDMEQTIIMAGRPGIAVGHADEYALELATTVFGGFFGSRLNMNLREAKGYSYGAGASSVPRLGVGPLITFTSVRQDVTGPALKEVVGEMSGLKDKPISEKELEAAREGLIRGFPGAFETVEGLGASAADLFFRRRPMDEYNRTVEGLRKATAAEVQRVAELYLEPAAMQFILVGDPNTIQEQVSPLNLGKLTPVEPDAAPTPRAAK, from the coding sequence ATGCGTCGCCTCTTCACCGCCCTGCTCGTCACCACGCTGGCCGCCTGCGCCAGCACCCAGACGCCCCCGCCGCCCAGCCCGGACTCGCCCGCCCTCGGCGCCCAGCCCGAGCAGGTGCCCCCGGCCGAGGCCCCCAGTGACACCGAGGCCTTCCGCGCGAAGCCGCCCCAGCCGGGCAAGGCGCCGGAGCTGGTGCTGCCCACGTTCCAGAGCGCGAAGCTGGACAACGGGCTCACCGTCATCGTGAGCACCCGGCGTGAGCTGCCGCTCGTCTTCGTGGGCGTGGCCTTCGCCGCCGGCAGCGCGCAGGACCCCCGGGGCAAGGAGGGCCTGGCGGACCTGTCCTACCGGATGCTGCTGGAGGGCGCGGGCACCCGCGACACGGTGGCGCTGGACAACGCCTTCTCCGACCTGGGCGTGTCCCCGTCGCTGGAGGTGGAGTCGGACGGCGCGCAGGTGGGCGTGCGCGTGCTGAAGCGCAACGCGGACCCGGCGCTCGGCCTGCTCGCGGACATGGTGCTGCGGCCCACGTTCAGCGCGCAGACGTTCGAGCGGCGCAAGAAGCAGAACCTGGATGCCCTGGTGCGCATGCTCGGCTCGCCGTACATGCTCGCGCAGCTGGCGTACTACACCGCCGTCTTCGGCGAGGACCACCCGTACGGCCACATCTCGTCGGGCACGCCCGCCTCGGTGCAGGCGCTCACGCTTGGGGACGCGAAGGGCTTCTACCAGAAGCACTCCGGCCCCAAGGCCGCCGCGGTCCTCTTCGCCGGCGACATCACCCTCGACGAGGCGAAGGCCCTGGCGCAGAAGCACCTGGGCGCGTGGAAGGGCAAGGCCACGCCGCCTGCCGCCCCGCCCCCCACGGCCGCGCCTCCGCGCGAGCTGGTGCGGGTGATTCCGAAGCCGGACATGGAGCAGACCATCATCATGGCGGGCCGTCCCGGCATCGCCGTGGGCCACGCGGACGAGTACGCGCTGGAGCTGGCCACCACGGTGTTCGGTGGCTTCTTCGGCAGCCGCCTCAACATGAACCTGCGCGAGGCCAAGGGCTACAGCTACGGCGCGGGCGCCAGCTCCGTGCCGCGCCTGGGCGTGGGCCCGCTCATCACCTTCACCTCCGTGCGCCAGGACGTCACGGGGCCCGCCCTCAAGGAAGTGGTGGGGGAGATGAGCGGCCTGAAGGACAAGCCCATTTCGGAGAAGGAGCTGGAGGCCGCGCGCGAGGGGCTCATCCGCGGCTTCCCGGGCGCCTTCGAGACGGTGGAGGGCCTGGGCGCCAGCGCCGCGGACCTCTTCTTCCGGCGCCGGCCCATGGATGAGTACAACCGCACCGTGGAGGGGCTGCGCAAGGCCACCGCCGCCGAGGTGCAGCGCGTGGCGGAGCTCTACCTGGAGCCCGCCGCCATGCAGTTCATCCTCGTGGGGGACCCCAACACCATCCAGGAGCAGGTGAGCCCGCTCAACCTGGGCAAGCTGACCCCGGTGGAGCCGGACGCGGCGCCCACTCCGCGCGCGGCGAAGTAG
- a CDS encoding M16 family metallopeptidase gives MKALVAAALLVGLPALAQSPQEAKPLAPGREALALSYEKYTLPNGLEVILSVDRKLPVVAVNVWYHVGAYHEQPGRTGFAHLFEHMMFQGSRNVADDVHISLLEQIGGTDLNGTTSFDRTNYFETVPSNHVETALWLESDRMGFLLDTLTAEKLETQREVVKNERRQSTEISPYGLAREKAWQTLFPLPHPYHGDVIGSMKDLNAATLDDVKGFFRQWYAPSNATLAIVGDFDVAKTKALVEKYFATLPSTPKPKRPEVAPVKLTAPVVIRHEEKVATLPLLSLQWHTPAYLEAGDATADVLATVLATGKASRLYRRLVLEKRLAQSVSATQMSQGGQSVFTLDVTASPGVSTDTVLKEVDAVLEELRRKGITQDELDRARTRFDTRMLAGLQAVGGFGGKADVLQSYNHFTGEPSFIAQDLARYESLTPDDVKQFAQDTLRNDARVILHAVPAPRRQPPAAPKERN, from the coding sequence ATGAAGGCCCTCGTCGCCGCGGCCCTGCTCGTCGGGCTGCCGGCGCTCGCCCAGTCACCGCAGGAGGCGAAGCCGCTCGCACCCGGACGCGAAGCGCTCGCCCTGTCCTATGAGAAGTACACCCTGCCCAACGGGCTGGAGGTCATCCTCTCCGTCGACCGGAAGCTGCCCGTCGTCGCCGTCAACGTCTGGTACCACGTCGGCGCGTACCACGAGCAGCCCGGCCGCACCGGCTTCGCCCACCTCTTCGAGCACATGATGTTCCAGGGCTCGCGCAACGTGGCGGACGACGTCCACATCTCCCTGCTCGAGCAGATTGGCGGCACCGACCTCAACGGCACCACCAGCTTCGACCGCACCAACTACTTCGAGACCGTCCCGAGCAACCACGTGGAGACGGCGCTGTGGCTGGAGAGCGACCGCATGGGGTTCCTGCTGGACACCCTCACGGCGGAGAAGCTCGAGACGCAGCGCGAGGTGGTGAAGAACGAGCGCCGGCAGTCGACGGAAATCTCCCCGTACGGGCTGGCCCGCGAGAAGGCGTGGCAGACGCTCTTCCCGCTGCCGCACCCGTACCACGGTGACGTCATCGGCTCGATGAAGGACCTGAACGCGGCCACCCTGGACGACGTGAAGGGCTTCTTCCGCCAGTGGTACGCCCCGTCCAATGCGACGCTCGCCATCGTCGGTGACTTCGACGTCGCGAAGACGAAGGCGCTGGTGGAGAAGTACTTCGCCACGCTGCCGAGCACGCCCAAGCCGAAGCGCCCTGAAGTCGCCCCGGTGAAGCTCACCGCGCCCGTGGTCATCCGCCACGAGGAGAAGGTGGCCACGCTGCCGCTGCTGTCGCTCCAGTGGCACACGCCCGCGTACCTGGAGGCGGGGGACGCCACCGCCGACGTGCTGGCCACGGTGCTGGCCACCGGCAAGGCCAGCCGCCTCTACCGCCGGCTGGTGCTGGAGAAGCGCCTGGCGCAGAGCGTGAGCGCCACCCAGATGAGCCAGGGCGGCCAGTCCGTCTTCACGCTGGACGTCACCGCCAGCCCCGGCGTCTCCACGGACACGGTCCTCAAGGAGGTGGACGCGGTGCTGGAGGAGCTGCGCCGCAAGGGCATCACCCAGGACGAGCTGGACCGCGCGCGCACCCGCTTCGACACGCGCATGCTCGCCGGCCTCCAGGCCGTGGGCGGCTTCGGCGGCAAGGCGGACGTCCTCCAGAGCTACAACCACTTCACCGGCGAGCCCAGCTTCATTGCCCAGGACCTGGCCCGCTACGAGTCCCTCACCCCCGACGACGTGAAGCAGTTCGCCCAGGACACGCTGCGCAACGACGCGCGCGTCATCCTCCACGCCGTGCCGGCGCCCCGCCGTCAGCCCCCTGCAGCCCCGAAGGAGCGCAACTGA
- a CDS encoding ATP-binding protein has translation MSTAHPLVQADLLDLAAPTSRAGFRLHRFEAYNWGTFHQRVWHLGLNGDNGLLTGDIGSGKSTLVDGVVTLLVPPQKLAYNKAAGAESRERTLRSYVLGQYKSERGEGGQAAKPVFLRDGTSYSVLLGHFYNEGYDQHVTLAQVLWMRESEGQPARLYIVSDARLSIAEHFAGFGADIAALKKRLKGLTKEVHDTFPPYAAAFRRRFGIKDEQALDLFHQTVSMKAVGNLTDFVRQHMLQPSAVEPRLTALIGHFDDLHRAHEAVLKAKKQLALLEPLVRDCERHESLATELTTLRRCREALRPWFAARKAKLVETQLTEWSTEREQARLEAGELVEERRRQGTERDRLKQAIAANGGERLETVKAELSQRRRQKDARFQKADRYARLAQSAGLPAATDADLFLANTRALHTQMAAAEAELGQGQHALTDVGVELRGLQQKHAEVHAELESLRRRRSNLPSRMLALRERMCTELGLEADALPFVGELLQVREEERDWEGAIERVLHGFGTSLLVADTYYAQVAQWVERTHLDGRLVYYRVREEGAPRTPSLQPHSLVRKLMLKPDSGMYRWLEAELARRFDYACCDTQEQFRRERQALTRSGQLKRSGEQHEKDDRFRLDDRSRYVLGWSNEQKRAALEHAAKALETRLRDATARAQALEAQRKALQGRRELLSQLAVYDSFRELDWRPVATDVQRLEEQLRELESASDVLRTLEGQLTRQERDLERTETKLKDTEKRLARLEVREEAARKALAGYEQAQREATEELRACYPRVEALVAEASGATAGANTGATAGGNAPEDTGDERERQVREELQRRIDAEGKRMERGREAIIRAMQTYRATFPLETQEVDASLDAAGEYAAMLRALRADDLPRFETRFRSLLTENTIREVVNFQGQLLRERQDIRERIDTINRSLRAIDYNPGRYILLEAQPSTDADVRDFQAELRACTESSASELGAAGDDAYSEKKFLEVKRIIERFRGREGSAEADARWTRRVTDVRNWFSFSASERWREDDREHEHYTDSGGKSGGQKEKLAYTVLAASLAYQFGLEWGETRSRSFRFVVIDEAFGRGSDESAAYGLELFRRLDLQLLIVTPLQKIRVIEPYVASVGFVHNEAGRSSKVRNLAIDEYRAEREARGA, from the coding sequence ATGAGCACGGCACATCCCCTGGTGCAGGCGGACCTGCTCGACCTCGCCGCGCCCACCTCGCGCGCCGGGTTCCGGCTGCACCGCTTCGAGGCCTACAACTGGGGCACCTTCCACCAGCGCGTGTGGCACCTGGGGCTCAATGGCGACAACGGGCTGCTCACCGGTGACATCGGCTCGGGCAAGTCCACGCTGGTGGACGGCGTGGTGACGCTGCTCGTGCCGCCCCAGAAGCTGGCCTACAACAAGGCGGCGGGCGCGGAGTCGCGCGAGCGCACCCTGCGCTCGTACGTGCTCGGCCAGTACAAGTCCGAGCGCGGAGAGGGCGGGCAGGCCGCGAAGCCCGTCTTCCTGCGCGACGGGACGAGCTACTCCGTCCTTTTGGGCCACTTCTACAACGAGGGCTACGACCAGCACGTCACCCTGGCCCAGGTGCTGTGGATGCGTGAGTCGGAAGGACAGCCCGCGCGCCTCTACATCGTCTCCGACGCGCGGCTCTCCATCGCCGAGCACTTCGCGGGCTTCGGCGCGGACATCGCCGCGCTGAAGAAGCGCCTCAAGGGGCTGACGAAGGAGGTGCACGACACCTTCCCGCCCTACGCGGCGGCCTTCCGCCGGCGCTTCGGCATCAAGGACGAGCAGGCGCTGGACCTCTTCCACCAGACGGTGTCGATGAAGGCGGTGGGCAACCTCACCGACTTCGTGCGCCAGCACATGCTCCAGCCGTCCGCGGTGGAGCCCCGCCTCACCGCGCTCATCGGCCACTTCGATGATTTGCACCGCGCGCACGAGGCCGTCCTCAAGGCCAAGAAGCAGCTGGCGCTCCTGGAGCCCCTGGTGCGCGACTGCGAGCGCCACGAGTCCCTGGCCACCGAGCTGACCACCCTGCGCCGCTGCCGCGAGGCGCTGCGCCCATGGTTCGCCGCGCGCAAGGCGAAGCTCGTGGAGACGCAGCTCACCGAGTGGAGCACGGAGCGCGAGCAGGCCCGGCTGGAGGCCGGCGAATTGGTGGAGGAGCGCCGCCGCCAGGGCACCGAGCGCGACAGGCTGAAGCAGGCCATCGCCGCCAACGGGGGCGAGCGCCTGGAGACGGTGAAGGCGGAGCTGTCCCAGCGGCGGCGGCAGAAGGACGCGCGCTTCCAGAAGGCGGACCGCTACGCGCGGCTGGCCCAGTCGGCCGGCCTGCCCGCGGCCACGGACGCGGACCTCTTCCTGGCCAACACCCGCGCCCTCCACACGCAGATGGCCGCGGCGGAAGCCGAGCTGGGCCAGGGGCAGCACGCCCTCACCGACGTGGGCGTGGAGCTGCGCGGGCTCCAGCAGAAGCACGCTGAAGTCCACGCCGAGCTGGAGTCCCTGCGCCGCCGCCGCTCCAACCTGCCGTCGCGGATGCTCGCGCTGCGCGAGCGCATGTGCACGGAGCTGGGGCTGGAAGCCGACGCGCTGCCCTTCGTGGGCGAGCTGCTCCAGGTGCGCGAGGAGGAGCGCGACTGGGAGGGTGCGATTGAACGCGTGCTGCATGGCTTCGGCACGTCGCTGCTGGTGGCGGACACGTACTACGCGCAGGTGGCGCAGTGGGTGGAGCGCACGCACCTGGACGGGCGGCTCGTCTACTACCGGGTACGCGAGGAAGGCGCGCCGCGCACGCCGTCGCTCCAGCCTCACTCGCTGGTGCGCAAGCTGATGCTCAAGCCGGACTCGGGGATGTACCGGTGGCTGGAGGCGGAGCTGGCCCGGCGCTTCGACTACGCCTGCTGCGACACGCAGGAGCAGTTCCGCCGCGAGCGCCAGGCCCTGACGCGCTCCGGCCAGCTCAAGCGCTCCGGCGAGCAGCACGAGAAGGACGACCGGTTCCGGCTGGATGACCGCTCGCGGTACGTGCTCGGCTGGTCCAACGAGCAGAAGCGCGCCGCGCTGGAGCACGCGGCGAAGGCGCTGGAGACGCGCCTGCGTGACGCCACCGCGCGCGCCCAGGCCCTGGAGGCGCAGCGCAAGGCCCTGCAGGGACGCCGGGAGCTGCTGAGCCAGCTGGCCGTGTATGACTCCTTCCGCGAGCTGGACTGGCGCCCCGTCGCCACCGACGTCCAGCGCCTGGAGGAGCAGCTGCGCGAGCTGGAGTCCGCCTCCGACGTGCTGCGCACGCTGGAGGGGCAGCTGACCCGGCAGGAGCGCGACCTGGAGCGCACGGAGACGAAGCTCAAGGACACCGAGAAGCGGCTGGCCCGCCTGGAGGTGCGCGAGGAGGCCGCGCGCAAGGCCCTGGCCGGGTACGAGCAGGCCCAGCGCGAGGCCACCGAGGAGCTGCGCGCGTGCTACCCGCGCGTGGAGGCCCTGGTGGCGGAGGCTTCCGGAGCCACTGCGGGAGCCAATACGGGAGCCACTGCGGGCGGCAACGCGCCGGAGGACACCGGGGACGAGCGTGAGCGGCAGGTCCGCGAGGAGCTGCAGCGGCGCATCGACGCGGAGGGCAAGCGGATGGAGCGCGGGCGCGAGGCCATCATCCGCGCCATGCAGACCTACCGCGCGACCTTCCCGCTGGAGACGCAGGAGGTGGACGCCAGCCTGGACGCCGCGGGCGAGTACGCCGCCATGCTGCGCGCCCTGCGCGCGGACGACCTGCCCCGCTTCGAGACGCGCTTCCGCAGCCTGCTCACGGAGAACACCATCCGCGAGGTGGTGAACTTCCAGGGGCAGCTGTTGCGCGAGCGCCAGGACATCCGCGAGCGCATCGACACCATCAACCGCTCGCTGCGGGCCATCGACTACAACCCGGGCCGCTACATCCTCCTCGAAGCCCAGCCGAGCACCGACGCGGACGTGCGCGACTTCCAGGCGGAGCTGCGCGCGTGCACCGAGTCCTCGGCCTCCGAGCTTGGGGCAGCCGGGGACGACGCCTACTCGGAGAAGAAGTTCCTGGAGGTGAAGCGCATCATCGAGCGCTTCCGCGGGCGCGAGGGCAGCGCGGAGGCGGACGCGCGCTGGACGCGGCGGGTGACGGACGTGCGCAACTGGTTCAGCTTCTCCGCCTCCGAGCGCTGGCGCGAGGACGACCGGGAGCACGAGCACTACACGGACTCCGGCGGCAAGTCCGGCGGCCAGAAGGAGAAGCTGGCGTACACGGTGCTCGCGGCCAGCCTCGCGTACCAGTTCGGCCTGGAGTGGGGCGAGACACGCTCGCGCTCCTTCCGCTTCGTCGTCATCGACGAGGCCTTCGGCCGGGGCTCGGACGAGTCCGCCGCCTACGGGCTGGAGCTGTTCCGCCGGCTGGACTTGCAGCTGCTCATCGTCACGCCGCTCCAGAAGATTCGCGTCATCGAGCCCTACGTGGCGAGTGTGGGCTTCGTACACAACGAGGCGGGGCGCAGCTCGAAGGTCCGCAACCTGGCCATCGACGAGTATCGAGCAGAGAGGGAGGCACGCGGCGCCTGA
- a CDS encoding DUF4194 domain-containing protein, whose protein sequence is MLVALMKGVVYQEGDAALWQGLLNVHERVREHVAVLGLRLVLDEAEGYAYLRQQPSAEGGAELPHLVPRRQLGYGVSLLLALLRKKLAESEATAGGGRLVLRREEIIDLVRLFLPDGTNEARMMDRVDADLAKVMELGFLRKLRGGDDAFEVRRILKAFVDAQWLDTFQQRLADYRAHLRGELTEENGATP, encoded by the coding sequence GTGCTCGTCGCCCTGATGAAGGGCGTCGTCTACCAGGAGGGCGACGCCGCCCTGTGGCAGGGGCTGCTCAACGTGCACGAGCGCGTGCGTGAGCACGTCGCCGTGCTGGGCCTGCGGCTCGTGCTGGACGAGGCCGAGGGCTATGCCTACCTGCGCCAGCAACCCTCTGCTGAAGGCGGGGCGGAGCTGCCGCACCTCGTGCCGCGCCGGCAGCTCGGCTACGGGGTGAGCCTGCTGCTCGCGCTCTTGCGCAAGAAGCTCGCCGAGTCGGAGGCCACGGCGGGCGGCGGGCGGCTCGTGCTGCGGCGCGAGGAGATCATCGACCTGGTGCGCCTCTTCCTGCCGGACGGGACGAACGAGGCCCGGATGATGGACCGCGTGGACGCGGACCTCGCCAAGGTGATGGAGCTGGGCTTCCTGCGGAAGCTGCGCGGCGGAGACGACGCCTTCGAGGTGCGCCGCATCCTCAAGGCCTTCGTCGACGCGCAGTGGCTGGACACCTTCCAGCAGCGGCTCGCGGACTACCGGGCGCACCTGCGGGGTGAGCTCACGGAAGAGAATGGAGCGACACCATGA